Genomic window (Thiosulfatimonas sediminis):
TAACCCGAAAAACGCAAACGTTAGGTCTGGATGACTAATATGTTGGTGCTTTTTTAAGAATGCTTTGGGAGTTTTGGCAAGCGTGGCGTACGCCGCTAAACTTAAATTATGTTAAACCGCTCGGTTATTTGCATGAATCGATTGCGATGCGTGCCAGAGCAAGGCGTTGTGAGCCACATTGGCAAGCGCATTATCAGCATTGTCAAAATGGCATTTTGCAGGCGCTTAAACGGGCGGGGAATTGCTCTCATTTACAAGAAAAAAGCGTGCTGATTTTTGGTGCAGGGCACTTGGAGGATATTCCGTTAGCCGATTTGGCTGTGAATTTTAAACGGGTTATTTTAGTGGATTTGCTGTTTAGTCTGCAGGTACGACGTACGGTCAGTGTTTATTCGAACGTGCAGTTAATTGAACATGATGTTACTGAGAACTTAGCGGCATTGTTTGCTGAGCCAAAAAATACAGCAACGCAATTACAGCCTCCATCTAAGTGGTTAGATAGAACCGATATAGGGTTGGTCGTCTCGCTTAATTTGATTACTCAGTTACCGCTACTGCCAGCTAAATATTTATTAAAGCACGGTTGGTTGAGATTGGAGCAGACAGAACGGTTTTCCAGTTTATTGATTCAACAGCATTTGGATTATTTACATGCTTTTCGTTGTCCAGTCTGTTTGATCGCTGATCGGCAAATTGTCGAGTTTAATCATGCCGGCGTCCAGCTGGATGCGTTTAATCCTTGGTGGCAAGTGGCTGCGCCGTCAGTAATAGAGCAGTGGGATTGGGAGTTGGCTCCATTTGGTGAAATTCAGCGTCAGACGCGGCAAGTGCATCAGGTTGGTCTGAGTTATTGGTAAAGAAATGGGGTTGATCATGAACAGTATCTGTTTTTAGAGTGCTTGTACGAGGCCGAGAATGATGGCGTAACGAAATCCTTTACCAATCAATACCAATACCACAAATAGCCCAAAGTGCATTTTCATAACACCAGCCAGCAAAGTTAAAGCGTCGCCGATAATCGGTGTCCAAGCGAGTAACATGGATGCCGAGCCATAGCGTTGAAACCACTGTTGACTGCGTGTCAAAGAGGTTGCTTTTATTGGAAACCATCGACTGTTCTGCCAGTGCAGTAGGTAACGTCCCAATAAGTAGTTGATTACTGAGCCGAGGGTGTTGCCGAGAGTGGCAATTAACCAGAGTACAAACAGCGAATAGCTGGGGGTTTGGCTGAGGTTAAGAAGATAAATCTCTGAGCCTCCAGGCAGTAAAGTGGCCGATAAGAGGGCTAAGCCAAATAAAACAGCATAATCAAATATCACAATCCACTCTTTAAGCGATAAAGCAAAACAGCCCAATAAAGGGCTGTCTCTTTGCCAGTTTTCACTGGTTTATTAGGGAAAAAAATGCGGATGTAAACTTATAAAGCTTCTTCGCCGGTTTCACCTGTACGAATACGAACGGTTTGTTCGATATTGGTCACAAAAATTTTGCCGTCACCGATTTTACCGGTTTGTGCAGCATCAATAATGGCCTCCACGGCGGATTCAACAATGCTTTCACTGACAGCGATTTCCAGTTTCAATTTTGGTAAGAAATCGACTACATACTCTGCGCCACGATACATTTCAGTATGGCCTTTTTGACGACCATAGCCTTTAACTTCGGTCACCGTCATCCCGTGAATTTCAATGTTATGCAATGCATCACGAACATCGTCTAACTTGAATGGCTTGATAATCGCAGTAATCAGTTTCATTGTCTTTCCTCAAATTGATCTTGATTGTTGTCCGGATAGTCTGCCAGATGTTGGCCCATTTGAATAGGGGTGTTGCGTTGGATTTTACCTAATTCCGGCAATTGCTTAGGCGGTGTCAATAGAATCACTGTCGAGCCCATATTAAAGCGGCCAATTTCCTCACCTTTGCTAAAGTGTAAAGCGTCTTGATGATAATCCCAGTGGCGTATGGTTGGTTCGTATTCGGGAGTGATTTTACCGGCAAACACGGTTTCCATCGAGCCGACAAAAATCGCACCGACCATAATCAAACAGAAAGGGCCTTGGGAATTTTCAAAACGCAATATTAGACGTTCATTGCGGGCGAACAATCCTTCTACATTGCGAACGGTTGCGGGATTAACGGCAAATAGGTCGCCTGGTACATAGGTCATTGACAGTAATTGGGCATCGATCGGCATATGAATGCGGTGATAGTCCTTGGGAGAGAGGTAGATGACGGCCGAATCGCCGTTTTGAAACTCTTTGGCGTAACTGATGTCGCCACCGACTAAAGCTTCTGTGGTGTAAAGGTGTGATTTAGCTTGTATTAATTTATTGCCGTCAATGTGCTGCGACTGACTGATTAGACCGTCAACAGGTGAACACCATGCATTTGGATTACTGTCGATTGGGCGGGCATCCGCTTTTAAAGCGCGGGTGAAAAAGGCATTAAAGTTAGGGTAGTCGTCAAGGTCTTCGCTCGCCGCTTCTGCCATGTTAATTCCGTATAGACGGGTTAGTAACTTAATGGTGCCATTTTTAAGCCACTTGATTTCAATTTGCATAAAACGATGCATTAACTCTGAAAGCAAGTGCTTAGGCAGTAGATATTGTGGCGTGACCTTGAAAAAGTCGAGCAATTTGGTCATTTTAAATCCTTTACGTCTCCCTAAGGAAGCACAGAGCAATTTGGTTGAAAGGCAACGCCTCGCTGAGGTCAATCGGGTTTACTATTGCGTTTTTCTCGGCAGGGTTGAATATTTAACAGCCCCTATATTGACTACGGATTTTAATGTATAATCGCGCGCAATTTAGAATTTTCTCAAAGTTTTATCAAGGAACAGAAATGTCTGAAATCAAAAAAGTTGTTCTAGCCTATTCCGGTGGTTTGGATACCTCGATTATTGCTAAGTGGTTGCAAGAAGAATATCAGTGTGAAGTCGTCACTTTTACCGCCGATATTGGCCAAGGTGAAGAAGTTGAGCCAGCGCGCGCCAAAGCCAAAGCGATGGGGATTAAAGAGATTTATATC
Coding sequences:
- a CDS encoding YqaA family protein produces the protein MIFDYAVLFGLALLSATLLPGGSEIYLLNLSQTPSYSLFVLWLIATLGNTLGSVINYLLGRYLLHWQNSRWFPIKATSLTRSQQWFQRYGSASMLLAWTPIIGDALTLLAGVMKMHFGLFVVLVLIGKGFRYAIILGLVQAL
- a CDS encoding P-II family nitrogen regulator, with the protein product MKLITAIIKPFKLDDVRDALHNIEIHGMTVTEVKGYGRQKGHTEMYRGAEYVVDFLPKLKLEIAVSESIVESAVEAIIDAAQTGKIGDGKIFVTNIEQTVRIRTGETGEEAL
- the asd gene encoding archaetidylserine decarboxylase (Phosphatidylserine decarboxylase is synthesized as a single chain precursor. Generation of the pyruvoyl active site from a Ser is coupled to cleavage of a Gly-Ser bond between the larger (beta) and smaller (alpha chains). It is an integral membrane protein.) codes for the protein MTKLLDFFKVTPQYLLPKHLLSELMHRFMQIEIKWLKNGTIKLLTRLYGINMAEAASEDLDDYPNFNAFFTRALKADARPIDSNPNAWCSPVDGLISQSQHIDGNKLIQAKSHLYTTEALVGGDISYAKEFQNGDSAVIYLSPKDYHRIHMPIDAQLLSMTYVPGDLFAVNPATVRNVEGLFARNERLILRFENSQGPFCLIMVGAIFVGSMETVFAGKITPEYEPTIRHWDYHQDALHFSKGEEIGRFNMGSTVILLTPPKQLPELGKIQRNTPIQMGQHLADYPDNNQDQFEERQ